One window from the genome of Ignavibacteria bacterium encodes:
- a CDS encoding OmpA family protein encodes MVSDNSSATGKNEDKGNPKFNLSKNNAAAEKQSGDKFNLSKSNPEPAGQGNSKPLNLSKNTSGSSRQAGVAGFNLSKSDNAQGSGIDHAEAGEVKPKTIDIKKPEEKVDDKKEEKVPSGGANPKPIDLKKTSEKTAGKEVNVKPFEEKGKSKIAFWVLGVAAVIVLVFLLLPGKDKSKETVKPGNLADTESATNNPNNDQAGKQVSGDPAQSTTSSNPESSSADGSKKADNGTGQKTDSETKSGAKSGANDANPAGKEGNTPQSSPTTNPKPAEKLTQTAPRGKVVYNFGYNAAAIVYPNKELNDLVEQLKKNPSSKLTIVGFTDNTGLEKYNQILSEQRAMALYYYLLNNGIAANRMKTLGMADKNPLYDNSTEEGRNGNRRVEFTIE; translated from the coding sequence ATGGTCTCAGATAACTCTTCCGCAACTGGCAAAAATGAAGATAAAGGCAACCCAAAATTTAATTTATCAAAGAATAATGCAGCTGCTGAAAAACAATCAGGTGACAAATTCAACCTTTCGAAAAGCAATCCTGAACCTGCCGGTCAGGGGAACTCGAAACCTTTAAATTTATCAAAAAATACTTCGGGTAGTTCGAGGCAAGCAGGAGTAGCCGGATTTAATTTAAGCAAATCCGATAATGCACAGGGTTCTGGTATCGACCATGCAGAAGCTGGAGAGGTAAAGCCAAAAACGATCGATATAAAGAAACCTGAAGAAAAAGTGGATGACAAAAAGGAAGAAAAAGTTCCTTCAGGAGGGGCAAATCCCAAGCCAATTGACCTAAAAAAAACTTCCGAAAAAACCGCAGGGAAGGAAGTAAATGTAAAACCTTTTGAAGAGAAGGGAAAATCAAAAATCGCCTTTTGGGTATTGGGTGTGGCAGCGGTGATTGTTTTAGTTTTTCTGTTACTTCCAGGCAAGGATAAAAGCAAGGAAACAGTAAAACCGGGAAATCTGGCGGATACAGAATCAGCGACAAATAACCCCAACAATGATCAGGCTGGTAAGCAAGTGTCAGGTGACCCTGCACAAAGCACGACTTCGAGCAATCCTGAGAGTTCATCTGCAGATGGCAGCAAAAAAGCTGATAATGGAACAGGGCAAAAAACCGATTCTGAAACCAAATCCGGCGCCAAAAGCGGAGCAAATGATGCCAATCCAGCAGGAAAAGAAGGAAATACTCCGCAGTCTTCTCCAACAACCAATCCTAAACCTGCGGAAAAATTAACGCAGACAGCTCCCCGAGGAAAGGTGGTGTATAATTTCGGTTATAATGCGGCTGCAATTGTGTATCCAAATAAAGAACTGAATGACCTCGTTGAACAATTAAAGAAGAACCCTTCTTCGAAATTGACGATAGTTGGATTTACTGATAATACCGGCTTGGAAAAGTACAATCAAATTTTATCCGAACAGAGGGCAATGGCATTATATTATTATCTCCTTAATAATGGAATTGCTGCTAACAGAATGAAAACGCTTGGAATGGCGGATAAAAATCCCCTTTATGATAATTCAACAGAAGAAGGAAGAAATGGTAACCGTCGAGTCGAATTTACTATCGAATAA
- a CDS encoding TerD family protein codes for MSFNLKKGDRFDLAKAAPGLTRVRVGLGWDPNEEPGGPDFDLDVSAFCINSKFKIPSDSYFVFYGQVAMGNCIEDANEKGLFRPATEDGAIYGAIDDPDGRRSDGDDDEDMLITLNKVSKEIEQIIICVTICKYPNDNNKDKRTLQQNFGMVNDCYVRIVDDATGKELCKYELKEKFSNEDAVEFGRLFRVGNSWEFEALGRGNQGSLQTFVNMYT; via the coding sequence ATGAGTTTCAATCTAAAAAAAGGTGATAGATTTGACCTTGCTAAAGCAGCACCCGGACTAACAAGAGTAAGAGTTGGTTTGGGATGGGATCCAAATGAGGAGCCGGGCGGACCGGATTTCGATCTGGATGTATCCGCATTTTGCATAAACAGTAAATTCAAAATTCCATCAGACAGTTATTTCGTTTTCTACGGTCAAGTTGCAATGGGTAATTGTATAGAAGATGCGAATGAAAAGGGACTTTTTCGTCCCGCCACTGAAGATGGTGCCATTTACGGTGCAATAGATGACCCGGATGGAAGACGCAGTGATGGAGATGACGATGAAGATATGCTTATTACCCTTAACAAGGTGAGTAAAGAAATTGAACAGATAATTATTTGCGTAACGATATGTAAATACCCAAACGACAATAACAAAGATAAGAGAACATTGCAACAAAATTTCGGGATGGTAAATGATTGCTATGTTCGTATTGTCGATGATGCAACTGGCAAGGAGCTCTGCAAGTACGAACTCAAAGAGAAATTCAGTAACGAGGATGCTGTTGAGTTTGGTCGTTTGTTCAGAGTTGGTAATTCCTGGGAATTTGAAGCATTAGGAAGAGGAAACCAGGGAAGTCTTCAAACTTTTGTTAACATGTACACTTAA
- a CDS encoding calcium-translocating P-type ATPase, PMCA-type, translated as MEPESHSKYIGLSSLQVEESRKKFGANVITPPEKEPWWKLYLEKYEDPVIRILMIAAVIAISAGIFDGKYLEGIGIMIAIFLATTMAFLNEYKANKEFDILNQVNDDFPVKVIRNGAYDTIPKRDVVVGDIILCETGEEIPADGELLEVVSLQIDEGKLTGEAVPVNKFPKNHPEFKAVTDSPYPENLLYKGTMVADGHCIMSVTAVGDKSEIANIASAATEENENKTPLNQQLEKLSKQIGVVGLGVAALTYGALILKDYLNGILLLNGSQLYASIILHLFISIALIKVWLPIFYDFLEWIGSSANPPAFLDEEGLSPWLKNLGYGVLTLLILAGGGFMINILPGDIKSWIPASVLSQYLEYFMIAVTIIVVAVPEGLAMSVTLSLAYSMRKMTASNNLVRKMDACETIGAATCICSDKTGTLTKNEMNVYHAKFPDFMGNGNGNGLSLIAEAIGCNSTANLGNNESGTKKVIGNPTEGALLLWLNEKGYDYLSARENFEIKHQWTFSNETKMMGTLGLSPLTKREVLHIKGAPEIVLNKCSNIVTQTGVEKLNGKKNEIIREMSEYQKRGMRTIGVAFQEEPKTDILPKLNDLTDDFVWLGFFAIADPIREEVPGAIQACKEAGIDVKIVTGDNADTAAEIARQIGLHEYTRKSFVHLSGTQFSQKTDDELVPILPNLAVLSRAKPMDKLRLIRLLKANGHVVAVTGDGTNDAPALNQADVGLAMGKSGTALAKQVSDVILLDDSFRSIVSAVKWGRSLYENIQRFILFQLTINVAALGIALLGPFLGVQLPLTVTQMLWVNLIMDTFAALALATEPPHDNVLKREPRSPEDFIVTTPMAKQIFGIGALFLVILASFLIYIQNDGKVTDYELSLFFSLFVMLQFWNLFNAKCLNVSNSAFKDMFANKSFVAIATSIFFGQILIIQFGGHIFRTVPLSFIDWFYIIGSTSLVLWVGEIIRFFKRKNENMGLT; from the coding sequence ATGGAACCCGAGAGTCACTCCAAGTATATTGGACTTTCTTCATTGCAAGTTGAAGAAAGCAGGAAAAAGTTTGGTGCGAATGTTATAACACCACCTGAAAAGGAACCCTGGTGGAAATTATATCTGGAAAAGTATGAAGATCCGGTTATACGGATTCTGATGATAGCTGCTGTGATTGCTATCTCTGCCGGAATTTTCGATGGTAAGTATTTGGAAGGCATAGGAATTATGATCGCCATTTTCCTTGCTACAACAATGGCTTTTCTAAATGAATACAAAGCAAACAAAGAATTTGATATACTCAACCAGGTTAACGATGATTTCCCTGTTAAAGTTATAAGGAATGGAGCCTACGATACCATCCCCAAAAGGGATGTCGTTGTGGGTGATATCATTCTATGTGAAACAGGTGAAGAAATTCCTGCTGATGGTGAGCTACTCGAAGTCGTTTCTCTCCAGATAGATGAAGGTAAATTGACCGGAGAAGCCGTTCCGGTCAACAAATTTCCAAAAAATCATCCTGAATTCAAAGCTGTCACTGACTCTCCATATCCTGAAAATCTTCTTTATAAAGGTACAATGGTCGCTGATGGTCACTGTATCATGTCAGTAACTGCTGTTGGTGATAAAAGTGAAATCGCAAATATTGCTTCGGCAGCTACCGAAGAAAATGAGAATAAGACCCCTCTAAATCAACAACTTGAAAAGTTAAGCAAGCAAATTGGAGTTGTAGGACTCGGTGTTGCAGCACTTACTTATGGCGCCTTAATACTAAAAGATTATCTTAATGGGATACTCTTATTAAACGGGAGTCAACTCTATGCATCAATTATCCTACATCTTTTCATATCGATAGCTCTGATAAAAGTTTGGCTGCCAATTTTCTACGACTTTCTGGAATGGATTGGATCATCCGCAAATCCACCGGCATTTCTTGACGAGGAAGGTCTGTCTCCATGGTTAAAGAATCTGGGTTATGGAGTGTTAACCCTGCTCATATTGGCCGGAGGAGGATTCATGATTAATATTTTACCGGGTGATATAAAGTCATGGATTCCGGCTTCAGTTCTTTCCCAATATTTAGAATATTTTATGATTGCAGTTACAATAATTGTCGTCGCTGTCCCGGAAGGACTGGCAATGAGCGTTACTTTGAGTCTTGCATACAGTATGAGAAAAATGACTGCAAGTAACAATCTTGTAAGGAAAATGGATGCTTGTGAAACGATTGGGGCTGCAACCTGTATTTGCTCAGATAAGACAGGAACTCTGACTAAGAATGAAATGAATGTCTACCATGCCAAATTCCCCGACTTTATGGGTAATGGAAATGGAAACGGGCTATCGCTGATAGCAGAGGCAATTGGATGTAATTCTACAGCAAACCTCGGAAACAATGAAAGTGGCACCAAAAAAGTCATTGGAAATCCTACAGAAGGAGCTCTCCTCCTCTGGTTGAATGAAAAGGGTTATGATTACCTTTCTGCCAGAGAAAATTTTGAAATAAAGCACCAGTGGACATTTTCTAATGAGACAAAAATGATGGGGACTTTGGGCCTCTCACCTTTGACCAAAAGAGAAGTGTTACATATAAAAGGTGCTCCCGAGATAGTATTGAACAAATGTTCAAATATTGTTACTCAAACCGGAGTCGAAAAACTTAATGGTAAGAAAAATGAGATTATCAGGGAAATGAGCGAATATCAAAAAAGGGGTATGCGTACAATAGGCGTTGCGTTTCAGGAAGAACCTAAAACAGATATTTTGCCAAAACTCAACGACCTGACCGATGACTTCGTCTGGCTTGGTTTTTTTGCTATTGCGGATCCGATTAGAGAGGAAGTCCCCGGGGCAATTCAGGCATGTAAAGAGGCCGGAATTGATGTGAAGATTGTTACAGGCGATAACGCTGACACTGCAGCGGAAATTGCTCGGCAGATAGGTTTGCATGAATATACTCGAAAGTCCTTTGTTCATTTATCAGGCACTCAATTCTCTCAGAAAACAGATGATGAATTAGTTCCAATCTTACCCAATCTTGCTGTTCTATCAAGAGCTAAACCAATGGATAAGCTAAGACTCATCCGACTTTTGAAGGCTAACGGTCATGTGGTAGCTGTCACCGGAGATGGAACAAATGATGCTCCTGCTCTCAATCAGGCAGATGTAGGTTTAGCGATGGGAAAAAGTGGTACTGCTCTTGCGAAACAGGTTAGTGATGTTATACTGCTTGATGATTCGTTTCGAAGTATTGTCAGTGCTGTCAAGTGGGGTCGCTCACTATATGAAAATATCCAAAGATTTATTTTATTCCAATTAACGATAAATGTGGCAGCTCTCGGAATTGCTCTATTGGGCCCGTTTTTGGGGGTTCAACTTCCATTGACTGTGACTCAGATGCTTTGGGTAAACTTGATTATGGATACTTTTGCAGCTCTTGCTTTGGCTACGGAACCTCCACATGATAATGTTCTTAAACGGGAACCCCGCTCCCCGGAAGATTTTATTGTAACAACTCCAATGGCAAAACAGATATTTGGCATAGGGGCTTTATTCCTGGTAATTCTGGCTTCTTTTCTGATTTATATCCAGAATGATGGAAAAGTTACTGATTATGAGTTATCTCTGTTTTTCTCCCTTTTCGTAATGCTGCAATTTTGGAATCTTTTTAATGCAAAATGTCTTAATGTCAGTAATTCGGCTTTTAAAGATATGTTCGCAAATAAAAGTTTTGTTGCAATAGCTACAAGTATTTTTTTCGGACAGATATTGATCATCCAATTCGGCGGACACATTTTCAGAACTGTTCCCCTCTCGTTCATTGATTGGTTTTATATAATTGGTTCAACTTCATTAGTACTTTGGGTTGGGGAGATAATTAGATTCTTTAAGCGTAAAAACGAAAATATGGGACTAACCTGA
- a CDS encoding TerD family protein → MAINLEKKQKINLSKAKPGLQNVFVGLGWDTKNDGGPDIDCDVAVLMLGENGKFPDDEYFVFYNNKTSPDGAVIHSGDNRTGAGEGDDEAIHIDLNRVSSKVVQIIFCVVIHEAEEKGLSFDQVENSFIRVVDRNSNSEICRYVLSEQFRGYDTVSVGRLYRFGSEWEFEALDQPYKGGLQTLVDAFI, encoded by the coding sequence ATGGCAATAAATCTTGAAAAAAAACAAAAAATCAACCTGTCGAAGGCTAAACCGGGATTGCAAAATGTGTTTGTGGGGCTTGGTTGGGATACAAAAAATGATGGTGGACCAGATATAGATTGTGATGTTGCAGTACTTATGCTGGGTGAGAATGGAAAGTTTCCTGATGATGAATATTTCGTTTTTTATAATAACAAAACCAGTCCGGATGGGGCGGTTATCCATTCAGGAGATAATCGTACGGGTGCAGGAGAAGGTGATGACGAAGCCATTCATATTGATCTAAATAGAGTCTCCTCAAAAGTCGTTCAGATCATTTTTTGTGTTGTAATACATGAAGCTGAGGAAAAAGGTCTCTCTTTTGATCAAGTCGAAAACTCATTCATTCGAGTTGTGGATAGAAATAGCAATTCGGAGATATGTCGTTATGTTTTAAGTGAACAATTTAGAGGTTACGACACAGTAAGCGTAGGTCGTCTCTACCGTTTTGGGTCAGAGTGGGAATTTGAGGCTTTGGATCAGCCATACAAAGGTGGTTTACAGACACTTGTTGATGCTTTTATTTAA
- a CDS encoding TerD family protein, which translates to MAINLDKKQKFNLSKAAPGLNNVFAGLGWDTSIINGKAVDCDVSVFMLGESGKIPSEEYFVFYNNLQSPDGAVKHMGDSREGVGEGDDEVIQLTLDRVSPHVVQIFFTVTIFESDTRRHSFGNVDNAFIRICNQANGAELCRYTLSENYSEADSLIIGRLYRSGNEWEFEAMGEPCAGGLGALVDFYA; encoded by the coding sequence ATGGCGATTAATCTCGATAAAAAACAAAAATTCAATCTTTCCAAGGCTGCACCTGGTCTAAACAATGTTTTTGCAGGCTTGGGATGGGATACAAGTATAATAAATGGTAAAGCAGTCGATTGCGATGTCTCTGTTTTTATGCTTGGTGAATCCGGTAAAATTCCTTCAGAGGAGTATTTTGTTTTTTACAACAATCTACAGAGTCCGGATGGTGCTGTTAAGCACATGGGTGACAGTCGGGAAGGTGTTGGAGAAGGAGATGATGAAGTAATCCAATTGACTTTGGATCGGGTGTCACCTCATGTTGTTCAGATATTCTTTACGGTGACAATTTTCGAATCTGACACTCGAAGGCATTCATTTGGAAATGTTGATAATGCATTTATCAGGATTTGCAATCAAGCAAATGGAGCAGAGTTGTGTCGTTACACTTTGAGTGAAAATTACAGTGAGGCAGATTCCCTCATCATTGGCAGATTATACAGGTCTGGGAACGAGTGGGAATTTGAAGCCATGGGCGAACCATGTGCCGGTGGATTGGGAGCATTAGTAGATTTCTACGCTTAA